Proteins encoded together in one Penaeus vannamei isolate JL-2024 chromosome 11, ASM4276789v1, whole genome shotgun sequence window:
- the LOC113803293 gene encoding mucin-2 isoform X3: MVLDMRKPVAACWRCGGGASGDGAMVTAAAAAAALARARTIAALLMVAVMAASCEGASSPELSDVTNKASMTTTVTSLSDLNISPSVSVNQPNISDSRTSGEDVIARNDSDATLIDDVTVIDDSEVTTAYSDEARDTVIVTVDDVTDNDDVTSGSELDFSETGDVTTAVVGNTEVPTTTDDSRDSGPPAMTTQTQAENDATPPGSGSEDEAIASVTGMAETIPTFDEGENEAFRTPTDAESAAAPEVGTEFAPNEEAEVVATPPEATPNEAEVIATPTEADVVTTPDEADIVATPTGAEVVVTANENEIETTVAEAEVVATPAEAEVSTTPDEAEAAVTTTDAEVVDTPTEAIVVATPDEAAATSTLAEVAATPTEADTVSLHNEFEPSITSIDAEVAATPTEADIVSSGESEPAITSSDAVVVVAKPTEPETLATTPAEAEAMATLMDSEEGVLVPTEGEEGSAAPTEGSFVAEGELAVPALPEEEDAKEEEEAEAAGGEEEEEVVVVGTLVSTATLLHEDVLLQHHLSTSHRVLRTVSEDYLGLQAAEAQRGFQSRGPFSTFMSVNTRRPSEMRRAEPADIDDVIQKIMNFLGGEARVTAAHNPNTRLTTFALNPIHTRINDRGPPRLPLGVPSSAILTRTPILVPVTPPVNRPPLITGRPQFVANTRPPFLAPLPPSLASRPPYSPPIQRPYATGIPLPEDLLTSVEDGEGTQAVPINPVFPDYVTEPADDELDQGGETGAEATSEGVPQDTEAPQTAPSPSAEDAETSAPATSEPAIVEETIVQTVTSYTTSSSTQTEDEDEAEATQPPAPTSTISEGEFTTQLPLEPSSSSTPPAPATSPLAPLEPSMQESSSSSILPTPVTEQEPLPPATTLAAGHDQAPSPSSSSAPLPSSSSPFATVTPPLQPPPTSPPRRPSPPTARPRPPSDPTPSQPRPQQPYYPQGRPGVVLDDAQYRPGQIITGTVRVPYGAGGGRPGDVFDVTVSAHQNYGGGVALPPPPRNPYLGQGQVIPDGLITTPAGGQDGFVSIDGRKTYFDLIPTATQAQGLTQQTIGTGVGVVVPEEDLPPTGNDSPFLRPTAPLARPSGTPNRPPPSTTPTAPTRPKPAPPRKAYTRRPTQPPIRIDTCIVGDDSTCQEQLSEVCRTEDGVSSCYCRPGTDRKRPRTPCKRMVSLKMALKVDLVGQQRIVWGGRYNDPESEEYRRLEWEATHAIDSALSKTQMSSAYLSNTVHKFYSLGGKVIVNATVNLESTPATRARTIRQALQRQVIQVIQSHGNKIGESALWVDGPLNPVPEVADINECNDPKLHDCHSDATCVNEFGSFTCRCLPGYTDRYVDDPMEVGRHCESCSSDFCNKRGECRIEDGEKVCQCKGSYYGARCEIDGEVLGVAVGASVAAVIIIILTLIFLCMWSRRWKAQDAKTEVLARGAAAGTLYGGGFAVNVQNKGMANTGPAGQYGVTLEDRMRWAHIAETLTNQNIYAQPEQLRGMAGPSASQTNTTTPSNLYTHQRQMAAASSSGYASLGTLGSAAAGQFGQQYAPEQFGLHQLNPVNLMATMQHQQQQQQMHQQHHHQQKHSYMNQKQQPFGSQSVYGQFGPASLNTLSHGGVSRAPTLGARTPIPLHEGVGGAATIGPMGGASVATTAGMGGMESSEDELDRPYQLPRPKSRGSLGESSDIYYEPDDLLRTIGPPDRPPPPVPTSYHPQTYNFSFLH, translated from the exons GCGCATCCTCTCCCGAGCTTAGTGACGTCACAAACAAAGCATCGATGACGACGACAGTGACGTCACTCAGTGATTTAAATATTAGTCCTAGTGTAAGTGTCAATCAGCCAAATATTAGTGACTCTAGAACTAGCGGGGAAGACGTTATAGCGCGCAATGATAGTGACGCCACATTGATAGATGACGTCACAGTGATAGATGATAGTGAAGTGACGACAGCGTATAGTGATGAGGCGAGAGACACTGTGATAGTGACCGTTGATGATGTCACGGATAACGATGACGTCACTTCTGGGAGTGAGTTGGATTTCAGCGAAACTGGTGACGTCACGACCGCGGTGGTTGGGAATACGGAGGTTCCGACGACCACGGACGACTCGCGCGACTCGGGGCCGCCCGCGATGACCACGCAGACTCAGGCGGAGAACGATGCTACGCCCCCAGGAAGCGGAAGCGAAGACGAAGCCATAGCCAGTGTGACAGGAATGGCAGAAACCATTCCCACGTTCGACGAAGGTGAGAATGAGGCCTTTCGGACTCCCACTGATGCTGAATCCGCGGCCGCGCCCGAAGTCGGAACTGAATTTGCGCCAAATGAGGAAGCTGAGGTCGTAGCCACACCACCTGAGGCCACTCCTAATGAAGCCGAAGTCATCGCCACACCGACTGAAGCTGACGTGGTAACGACGCCAGACGAAGCCGACATCGTCGCCACACCGACCGGAGCCGAGGTCGTAGTCACGGCAAATGAAAATGAGATCGAAACGACGGTGGCCGAGGCAGAGGTCGTCGCGACGCCAGCAGAGGCCGAAGTCAGCACCACGCCTGATGAAGCCGAGGCTGCAGTCACGACGACCGACGCCGAGGTCGTCGACACACCAACTGAAGCCATTGTCGTTGCCACGCCAGACGAAGCCGCTGCCACATCAACTTTAGCCGAGGTCGCAGCCACACCAACTGAGGCTGACACCGTGTCTTTACATAATGAGTTCGAACCTTCGATTACATCCATTGATGCTGAAGTCGCAGCCACACCAACTGAGGCTGACATCGTGTCTTCAGGCGAGTCCGAACCTGCAATTACGTCCAGTGATGCTGTCGTAGTCGTAGCTAAACCGACTGAGCCCGAAACTTTAGCCACTACACCAGCTGAAGCCGAAGCCATGGCCACGCTGATGGACTCGGAGGAGGGCGTCCTGGTGCCCACAGAGGGCGAGGAAGGCAGCGCCGCGCCGACCGAAGGCAGCTTTGTTGCCGAAGGAGAGCTGGCCGTGCCTGCCCTGCCGGAAGAGGAGgatgcgaaggaggaagaggaggcagaggcagccggaggggaagaggaggaggaggtggtcgtggtgggCACGCTGGTGAGCACGGCCACCCTCCTGCACGAGGACGTCCTGCTGCAGCACCACCTCTCGACGAGCCACCGCGTGCTGCGAACCGTGTCCGAGGACTACCTGGGGCTGCAGGCGGCCGAGGCGCAGCGGGGCTTCCAGTCGCGCggccccttctccaccttcatgAGCGTGAACACGCGGCGCCCGTCGGAGATGCGCCGCGCCGAGCCGGCCGACATCGACGACGTCATCCAGAAGATCATGAACTTCCTGGGCGGCGAGGCGCGGGTCACGGCCGCCCACAACCCCAACACGAGGCTCACCACCTTCGCGCTCAACCCCATCCACACGCGCATCAACGACCGCGGCCCGCCCAGGCTGCCCCTCGGCGTGCCGTCCTCGGCCATCCTCACGCGCACGCCCATCCTCGTCCCCGTCACGCCGCCCGTGAACAGGCCGCCCCTGATCACCGGGAGACCGCAGTTCGTGGCCAACACGAGGCCGCCCTTCTTGGCGCCGCTGCCGCCCTCGCTAGCCAGCCGCCCGCCCTACTCGCCGCCCATCCAGAGGCCCTACGCCACGGGCATCCCGCTGCCGGAGGACCTGCTGACGTCGGTGGAGGACGGCGAGGGCACGCAGGCCGTCCCCATCAACCCCGTGTTCCCCGACTACGTGACGGAACCGGCCGACGACGAGCTGGACcaagggggggagacgggggcgGAGGCCACCTCCGAAGGGGTCCCTCAGGACACGGAGGCGCCCCAGACGGCCCCCTCTCCGAGCGCCGAGGACGCCGAGACGTCAGCGCCCGCGACGTCGGAGCCAGCCATCGTCGAGGAGACGATCGTCCAGACAGTGACGTCATACACGACCTCATCCTCGACGCAgacggaggacgaggacgaggcggAGGCTACCCAGCCGCCCGCCCCGACCTCCACCATTTCCGAAGGAGAATTCACCACACAGCTACCCCtcgagccctcctcctcctcgacgccccccgcccccgccacctCGCCCCTCGCGCCCCTCGAGCCGTCCATGCAGGAGTCGTCCTCGTCGTCCATCCTCCCAACGCCCGTCACGGAGCAAGAGCCGCTCCCGCCCGCCACGACGCTCGCCGCGGGCCACGACCAGGCTCCCTCCCCGTCGTCTTCGTccgcgccccttccctcctcctcctctcctttcgccaCAGTGACCCCTCCTCTGCAGCCACCACCGACCTCCCCGCCGCGccgcccttctccccccaccgccCGCCCACGGCCGCCTTCCGACCCAACGCCGTCCCAGCCGCGCCCCCAGCAGCCCTACTACCCCCAGGGGCGCCCGGGGGTCGTGCTGGACGACGCGCAGTACCGTCCAGGCCAAATCATCACGGGGACGGTGCGAGTGCCCTACGGCGCAGGGGGAGGCCGCCCCGGGGATGTGTTCGACGTGACCGTGTCCGCCCACCAGAACTACGGCGGGGGCGTGGCTCTGCCCCCGCCGCCGCGAAACCCCTACCTGGGTCAGGGCCAGGTCATCCCAG ATGGCCTCATTACGACACCGGCGGGAGGACAGGACGGATTCGTGTCCATCGACGGGAGGAAAACCTACTTCGACCTCATTCCTACGGCCACTCAGGCTCAGGGACTCACGCag CAAACCATCGGCACGGGCGTCGGCGTCGTCGTGCCCGAGGAGGACCTCCCTCCGACGGGCAACGACAGTCCCTTCCTGCGCCCGACTGCCCCCCTCGCACGCCCGTCGGGGACGCCCAACAGACCGCCCCCGTCGACCACGCCCACCGCACCGACACGCCCCAAACCTGCTCCTCCCAGGAAGGCCTATACGCGTAGGCCTACTCAGCCACCCATCAG aaTCGACACGTGCATCGTGGGCGACGACAGCACCTGCCAGGAACAGCTGAGCGAGGTGTGCAGGACGGAGGACGGCGTCTCCAGCTGTTACTGCCGGCCGGGCACTGACAGGAAGAGGCCGCGAACACCGTGCAAGA GAATGGTGTCCCTGAAGATGGCGCTGAAGGTGGACCTCGTGGGGCAGCAGAGGATCGTGTGGGGCGGCAGGTACAACGACCCCGAGTCCGAAGAGTACAGGAGGCTCGAGTGGGAGGCCACGCACGCG ATCGACAGCGCCCTCAGCAAGACCCAGATGTCGTCCGCCTACCTGAGCAACACCGTGCACAAGTTCTACTCCCTGGGCGGCAAGGTGATCGTCAACGCCACCGTCAACCTGGAGAGCACGCCCGCCACCCGCGCCCGCACCATCCGGCAGGCGCTGCAGCGGCAGGTGATCCAGGTGATCCAGAGCCACGGGAACAAGATCGGGGAGTCGGCGCTGTGGGTGGACGGGCCGCTCAACCCCGTGCCGGAGGTGGCCG ATATTAATGAATGCAATGATCCCAAACTCCACGACTGCCACAGCGATGCCACCTGCGTTAATGAGTTTGGCTCCTTCACCTGCCGATGCCTACCTGGCTATACGGACAG ATACGTGGACGACCCGATGGAGGTGGGGAGGCACTGCGAGTCCTGCTCCTCCGACTTCTGCAACAAGCGAGGGGAATGCCGCATCGAGGACGGGGAGAAAGTCTGCCA gtGCAAGGGCTCCTACTACGGCGCCCGCTGCGAGATCGACGGCGAGGTGCTCGGGGTGGCCGTCGGGGCGTCAGTGGcggccgtcatcatcatcatcctcacgcTCATCTTCCTGTGCATGTGGAG ccgAAGATGGAAGGCCCAGGACGCCAAGACGGAGGTCCTCGCCCGAGGAGCCGCCGCAGGAACGCTCTACGGAGGAGGGTTCGCCGTCAACGTGCAGAACAAGGGCATGGCGAACACGGGTCCTGCGGGTCAGTACGGGGTCACGCTGGAGGACAGGATGCGGTGGGCGCACATCGCGGAGACGCTCACCAACCAGAACATCTACGCG CAACCCGAACAGCTGAGGGGCATGGCCGGACCCTCCGCGTCGCAGACCAACACCACGACGCCGAGTAACCTGTACACGCATCAGAGACAG ATGGCCGCGGCTTCGTCTTCGGGATACGCATCCTTGGGGACACTGGGTTCGGCCGCGGCGGGTCAGTTCGGCCAGCAGTACGCACCCGAACAGTTCGGTCTGCACCAGCTCAATCCTGTCAATCTGATGGCCACGatgcaacaccaacaacagcagcagcagatgcaccagcagcaccaccaccagcaaaaGCATTCTTACATGAATCAAAAACAGCAGCCGTTCGGAAGTCAGTCGGTCTACGGGCAGTTCGGACCCGCTTCGCTTAACACGCTTT CCCACGGAGGCGTTTCGCGCGCACCGACCCTcggcgcccgcacgcccatccccCTACACGAGGGCGTGGGAGGGGCTGCCACCATAGGACCCATGGGCGGAGCCAGCGTCGCCACCACGGCGGGGATGGGCGGCATGGAGAGCTCCGAGGACGAACTCGATCGGCCGTACCAGCTGCCGAGGCCGAAGTCCCGAGGATCTCTTGGG gAGTCCAGCGACATATACTATGAACCAGACGACCTTTTACGGACCATAGGACCTCCTGAcagacctcctcctcctgtcccgaCCTCGTACCATCCACAGACTTACAATTTCTCGTTCTTACACTGA
- the LOC113803293 gene encoding mucin-2 isoform X2: MVLDMRKPVAACWRCGGGASGDGAMVTAAAAAAALARARTIAALLMVAVMAASCEGASSPELSDVTNKASMTTTVTSLSDLNISPSVSVNQPNISDSRTSGEDVIARNDSDATLIDDVTVIDDSEVTTAYSDEARDTVIVTVDDVTDNDDVTSGSELDFSETGDVTTAVVGNTEVPTTTDDSRDSGPPAMTTQTQAENDATPPGSGSEDEAIASVTGMAETIPTFDEGENEAFRTPTDAESAAAPEVGTEFAPNEEAEVVATPPEATPNEAEVIATPTEADVVTTPDEADIVATPTGAEVVVTANENEIETTVAEAEVVATPAEAEVSTTPDEAEAAVTTTDAEVVDTPTEAIVVATPDEAAATSTLAEVAATPTEADTVSLHNEFEPSITSIDAEVAATPTEADIVSSGESEPAITSSDAVVVVAKPTEPETLATTPAEAEAMATLMDSEEGVLVPTEGEEGSAAPTEGSFVAEGELAVPALPEEEDAKEEEEAEAAGGEEEEEVVVVGTLVSTATLLHEDVLLQHHLSTSHRVLRTVSEDYLGLQAAEAQRGFQSRGPFSTFMSVNTRRPSEMRRAEPADIDDVIQKIMNFLGGEARVTAAHNPNTRLTTFALNPIHTRINDRGPPRLPLGVPSSAILTRTPILVPVTPPVNRPPLITGRPQFVANTRPPFLAPLPPSLASRPPYSPPIQRPYATGIPLPEDLLTSVEDGEGTQAVPINPVFPDYVTEPADDELDQGGETGAEATSEGVPQDTEAPQTAPSPSAEDAETSAPATSEPAIVEETIVQTVTSYTTSSSTQTEDEDEAEATQPPAPTSTISEGEFTTQLPLEPSSSSTPPAPATSPLAPLEPSMQESSSSSILPTPVTEQEPLPPATTLAAGHDQAPSPSSSSAPLPSSSSPFATVTPPLQPPPTSPPRRPSPPTARPRPPSDPTPSQPRPQQPYYPQGRPGVVLDDAQYRPGQIITGTVRVPYGAGGGRPGDVFDVTVSAHQNYGGGVALPPPPRNPYLGQGQVIPDGLITTPAGGQDGFVSIDGRKTYFDLIPTATQAQGLTQQTIGTGVGVVVPEEDLPPTGNDSPFLRPTAPLARPSGTPNRPPPSTTPTAPTRPKPAPPRKAYTRRPTQPPIRIDTCIVGDDSTCQEQLSEVCRTEDGVSSCYCRPGTDRKRPRTPCKRMVSLKMALKVDLVGQQRIVWGGRYNDPESEEYRRLEWEATHAIDSALSKTQMSSAYLSNTVHKFYSLGGKVIVNATVNLESTPATRARTIRQALQRQVIQVIQSHGNKIGESALWVDGPLNPVPEVADINECNDPKLHDCHSDATCVNEFGSFTCRCLPGYTDRYVDDPMEVGRHCESCSSDFCNKRGECRIEDGEKVCQCKGSYYGARCEIDGEVLGVAVGASVAAVIIIILTLIFLCMWSRRWKAQDAKTEVLARGAAAGTLYGGGFAVNVQNKGMANTGPAGQYGVTLEDRMRWAHIAETLTNQNIYAPQSSEQGGSSSNEYLAAGAVPATVNTNPFSMYNRVTRALSNSTLGRRSEGILGRLRKLVGGGGSSAAKKNGAGIPPFMMAAQPGTLNFQQLLALHAQLSAQPEQLRGMAGPSASQTNTTTPSNLYTHQRQMAAASSSGYASLGTLGSAAAGQFGQQYAPEQFGLHQLNPVNLMATMQHQQQQQQMHQQHHHQQKHSYMNQKQQPFGSQSVYGQFGPASLNTLSHGGVSRAPTLGARTPIPLHEGVGGAATIGPMGGASVATTAGMGGMESSEDELDRPYQLPRPKSRGSLGVF, translated from the exons GCGCATCCTCTCCCGAGCTTAGTGACGTCACAAACAAAGCATCGATGACGACGACAGTGACGTCACTCAGTGATTTAAATATTAGTCCTAGTGTAAGTGTCAATCAGCCAAATATTAGTGACTCTAGAACTAGCGGGGAAGACGTTATAGCGCGCAATGATAGTGACGCCACATTGATAGATGACGTCACAGTGATAGATGATAGTGAAGTGACGACAGCGTATAGTGATGAGGCGAGAGACACTGTGATAGTGACCGTTGATGATGTCACGGATAACGATGACGTCACTTCTGGGAGTGAGTTGGATTTCAGCGAAACTGGTGACGTCACGACCGCGGTGGTTGGGAATACGGAGGTTCCGACGACCACGGACGACTCGCGCGACTCGGGGCCGCCCGCGATGACCACGCAGACTCAGGCGGAGAACGATGCTACGCCCCCAGGAAGCGGAAGCGAAGACGAAGCCATAGCCAGTGTGACAGGAATGGCAGAAACCATTCCCACGTTCGACGAAGGTGAGAATGAGGCCTTTCGGACTCCCACTGATGCTGAATCCGCGGCCGCGCCCGAAGTCGGAACTGAATTTGCGCCAAATGAGGAAGCTGAGGTCGTAGCCACACCACCTGAGGCCACTCCTAATGAAGCCGAAGTCATCGCCACACCGACTGAAGCTGACGTGGTAACGACGCCAGACGAAGCCGACATCGTCGCCACACCGACCGGAGCCGAGGTCGTAGTCACGGCAAATGAAAATGAGATCGAAACGACGGTGGCCGAGGCAGAGGTCGTCGCGACGCCAGCAGAGGCCGAAGTCAGCACCACGCCTGATGAAGCCGAGGCTGCAGTCACGACGACCGACGCCGAGGTCGTCGACACACCAACTGAAGCCATTGTCGTTGCCACGCCAGACGAAGCCGCTGCCACATCAACTTTAGCCGAGGTCGCAGCCACACCAACTGAGGCTGACACCGTGTCTTTACATAATGAGTTCGAACCTTCGATTACATCCATTGATGCTGAAGTCGCAGCCACACCAACTGAGGCTGACATCGTGTCTTCAGGCGAGTCCGAACCTGCAATTACGTCCAGTGATGCTGTCGTAGTCGTAGCTAAACCGACTGAGCCCGAAACTTTAGCCACTACACCAGCTGAAGCCGAAGCCATGGCCACGCTGATGGACTCGGAGGAGGGCGTCCTGGTGCCCACAGAGGGCGAGGAAGGCAGCGCCGCGCCGACCGAAGGCAGCTTTGTTGCCGAAGGAGAGCTGGCCGTGCCTGCCCTGCCGGAAGAGGAGgatgcgaaggaggaagaggaggcagaggcagccggaggggaagaggaggaggaggtggtcgtggtgggCACGCTGGTGAGCACGGCCACCCTCCTGCACGAGGACGTCCTGCTGCAGCACCACCTCTCGACGAGCCACCGCGTGCTGCGAACCGTGTCCGAGGACTACCTGGGGCTGCAGGCGGCCGAGGCGCAGCGGGGCTTCCAGTCGCGCggccccttctccaccttcatgAGCGTGAACACGCGGCGCCCGTCGGAGATGCGCCGCGCCGAGCCGGCCGACATCGACGACGTCATCCAGAAGATCATGAACTTCCTGGGCGGCGAGGCGCGGGTCACGGCCGCCCACAACCCCAACACGAGGCTCACCACCTTCGCGCTCAACCCCATCCACACGCGCATCAACGACCGCGGCCCGCCCAGGCTGCCCCTCGGCGTGCCGTCCTCGGCCATCCTCACGCGCACGCCCATCCTCGTCCCCGTCACGCCGCCCGTGAACAGGCCGCCCCTGATCACCGGGAGACCGCAGTTCGTGGCCAACACGAGGCCGCCCTTCTTGGCGCCGCTGCCGCCCTCGCTAGCCAGCCGCCCGCCCTACTCGCCGCCCATCCAGAGGCCCTACGCCACGGGCATCCCGCTGCCGGAGGACCTGCTGACGTCGGTGGAGGACGGCGAGGGCACGCAGGCCGTCCCCATCAACCCCGTGTTCCCCGACTACGTGACGGAACCGGCCGACGACGAGCTGGACcaagggggggagacgggggcgGAGGCCACCTCCGAAGGGGTCCCTCAGGACACGGAGGCGCCCCAGACGGCCCCCTCTCCGAGCGCCGAGGACGCCGAGACGTCAGCGCCCGCGACGTCGGAGCCAGCCATCGTCGAGGAGACGATCGTCCAGACAGTGACGTCATACACGACCTCATCCTCGACGCAgacggaggacgaggacgaggcggAGGCTACCCAGCCGCCCGCCCCGACCTCCACCATTTCCGAAGGAGAATTCACCACACAGCTACCCCtcgagccctcctcctcctcgacgccccccgcccccgccacctCGCCCCTCGCGCCCCTCGAGCCGTCCATGCAGGAGTCGTCCTCGTCGTCCATCCTCCCAACGCCCGTCACGGAGCAAGAGCCGCTCCCGCCCGCCACGACGCTCGCCGCGGGCCACGACCAGGCTCCCTCCCCGTCGTCTTCGTccgcgccccttccctcctcctcctctcctttcgccaCAGTGACCCCTCCTCTGCAGCCACCACCGACCTCCCCGCCGCGccgcccttctccccccaccgccCGCCCACGGCCGCCTTCCGACCCAACGCCGTCCCAGCCGCGCCCCCAGCAGCCCTACTACCCCCAGGGGCGCCCGGGGGTCGTGCTGGACGACGCGCAGTACCGTCCAGGCCAAATCATCACGGGGACGGTGCGAGTGCCCTACGGCGCAGGGGGAGGCCGCCCCGGGGATGTGTTCGACGTGACCGTGTCCGCCCACCAGAACTACGGCGGGGGCGTGGCTCTGCCCCCGCCGCCGCGAAACCCCTACCTGGGTCAGGGCCAGGTCATCCCAG ATGGCCTCATTACGACACCGGCGGGAGGACAGGACGGATTCGTGTCCATCGACGGGAGGAAAACCTACTTCGACCTCATTCCTACGGCCACTCAGGCTCAGGGACTCACGCag CAAACCATCGGCACGGGCGTCGGCGTCGTCGTGCCCGAGGAGGACCTCCCTCCGACGGGCAACGACAGTCCCTTCCTGCGCCCGACTGCCCCCCTCGCACGCCCGTCGGGGACGCCCAACAGACCGCCCCCGTCGACCACGCCCACCGCACCGACACGCCCCAAACCTGCTCCTCCCAGGAAGGCCTATACGCGTAGGCCTACTCAGCCACCCATCAG aaTCGACACGTGCATCGTGGGCGACGACAGCACCTGCCAGGAACAGCTGAGCGAGGTGTGCAGGACGGAGGACGGCGTCTCCAGCTGTTACTGCCGGCCGGGCACTGACAGGAAGAGGCCGCGAACACCGTGCAAGA GAATGGTGTCCCTGAAGATGGCGCTGAAGGTGGACCTCGTGGGGCAGCAGAGGATCGTGTGGGGCGGCAGGTACAACGACCCCGAGTCCGAAGAGTACAGGAGGCTCGAGTGGGAGGCCACGCACGCG ATCGACAGCGCCCTCAGCAAGACCCAGATGTCGTCCGCCTACCTGAGCAACACCGTGCACAAGTTCTACTCCCTGGGCGGCAAGGTGATCGTCAACGCCACCGTCAACCTGGAGAGCACGCCCGCCACCCGCGCCCGCACCATCCGGCAGGCGCTGCAGCGGCAGGTGATCCAGGTGATCCAGAGCCACGGGAACAAGATCGGGGAGTCGGCGCTGTGGGTGGACGGGCCGCTCAACCCCGTGCCGGAGGTGGCCG ATATTAATGAATGCAATGATCCCAAACTCCACGACTGCCACAGCGATGCCACCTGCGTTAATGAGTTTGGCTCCTTCACCTGCCGATGCCTACCTGGCTATACGGACAG ATACGTGGACGACCCGATGGAGGTGGGGAGGCACTGCGAGTCCTGCTCCTCCGACTTCTGCAACAAGCGAGGGGAATGCCGCATCGAGGACGGGGAGAAAGTCTGCCA gtGCAAGGGCTCCTACTACGGCGCCCGCTGCGAGATCGACGGCGAGGTGCTCGGGGTGGCCGTCGGGGCGTCAGTGGcggccgtcatcatcatcatcctcacgcTCATCTTCCTGTGCATGTGGAG ccgAAGATGGAAGGCCCAGGACGCCAAGACGGAGGTCCTCGCCCGAGGAGCCGCCGCAGGAACGCTCTACGGAGGAGGGTTCGCCGTCAACGTGCAGAACAAGGGCATGGCGAACACGGGTCCTGCGGGTCAGTACGGGGTCACGCTGGAGGACAGGATGCGGTGGGCGCACATCGCGGAGACGCTCACCAACCAGAACATCTACGCG CCCCAGAGCTCAGAGCagggcggcagcagcagcaacgaGTACCTGGCCGCCGGCGCCGTCCCCGCCACGGTCAACACCAACCCGTTCTCTATGTATAACCGCGTCACTCGCGCCCTGTCCAACTCGACCCTCGGCCGCAGGAGCGAGGGCATCCTGGGGCGCCTGAGGAAGCTGGTAGGAGGCGGTGGCTCCTCCGCCGCCAAGAAGAACGGCGCCGGCATCCCCCCCTTCATGATGGCCGCGCAGCCGGGGACGCTCAACTTCCAGCAGCTGTTGGCTCTCCACGCCCAGCTCTCGGCT CAACCCGAACAGCTGAGGGGCATGGCCGGACCCTCCGCGTCGCAGACCAACACCACGACGCCGAGTAACCTGTACACGCATCAGAGACAG ATGGCCGCGGCTTCGTCTTCGGGATACGCATCCTTGGGGACACTGGGTTCGGCCGCGGCGGGTCAGTTCGGCCAGCAGTACGCACCCGAACAGTTCGGTCTGCACCAGCTCAATCCTGTCAATCTGATGGCCACGatgcaacaccaacaacagcagcagcagatgcaccagcagcaccaccaccagcaaaaGCATTCTTACATGAATCAAAAACAGCAGCCGTTCGGAAGTCAGTCGGTCTACGGGCAGTTCGGACCCGCTTCGCTTAACACGCTTT CCCACGGAGGCGTTTCGCGCGCACCGACCCTcggcgcccgcacgcccatccccCTACACGAGGGCGTGGGAGGGGCTGCCACCATAGGACCCATGGGCGGAGCCAGCGTCGCCACCACGGCGGGGATGGGCGGCATGGAGAGCTCCGAGGACGAACTCGATCGGCCGTACCAGCTGCCGAGGCCGAAGTCCCGAGGATCTCTTGGG gtTTTCTGA